The Epilithonimonas zeae genome contains a region encoding:
- a CDS encoding endonuclease, which produces MLKKYLIAIIAFPTILSAQAPEGYYSGTESLSGYALKSKLHDIISTKTYNYHYDDLKTLYGQTDIDRYYDYDVSNSTYLLDIYSNNPTGTTAYHYTLANIIGSANAEGLGWNREHMMPQSSFNSAYPMYSDLFFVIPTDARINQLRSNYPYGKAGSTVYYNFTNGSKQAANGTPNATYTGRVFEPIDEFKGDIARSLLYYAVRYEGKLGSFNFTTNANDPTKDQNPLDGTEEKAYENWYVAMLLSWHQLDPVSQREIDRNNSVFNLQKNRNPFVDHPEWVSLIWNQTPGNIAPSAPSQLSLERNSAYFVNLNWQASPENDVLGYNIYQDGVLVAKSKTTTISIDHLTPSTTYNFTVKAYDSSYLESPQSNTMNITTLASDIFAKDLQIIKYLEGTGDNKAYEIVNRTGHKVNLQGYKLSIQFKGTVYYFENPFELEGEVENNQSFVVINPNANFSCFNNSNAAFVTAAPSLTFSGSNYVDLSYKSTTIDAIGVKGQDNSNANKSFYRKSEITNPTATFDMNEWTSYTSDYCQGLGVLGINDIANRTFDFNIYPNPVVNQLNVNGEISKAKSAKIYDLSGKLIKEISNPFVNRKLIDVQSLLPNTYILNIDGKSVKFIKK; this is translated from the coding sequence ATGCTGAAAAAATACTTAATTGCAATCATTGCTTTTCCCACTATTCTGTCTGCACAAGCTCCGGAAGGTTATTACTCTGGAACAGAGAGTCTTTCTGGTTATGCTTTGAAGAGCAAACTTCACGATATCATCTCTACCAAGACTTACAATTATCATTATGATGATTTGAAAACTTTGTATGGACAGACAGATATTGATAGGTATTATGATTACGACGTGAGTAATTCCACGTATTTATTAGATATTTATTCCAATAATCCCACGGGAACTACAGCTTATCACTACACTCTTGCTAATATTATAGGAAGTGCAAACGCAGAAGGGCTTGGCTGGAATCGTGAACATATGATGCCGCAAAGTTCTTTCAATAGCGCTTATCCAATGTATTCTGATTTGTTTTTTGTAATTCCTACAGATGCAAGAATCAATCAGTTGAGAAGCAATTACCCTTATGGAAAAGCAGGTTCTACAGTTTATTATAATTTCACAAACGGCTCGAAACAAGCTGCCAATGGAACACCTAACGCAACTTATACAGGTCGGGTTTTTGAACCGATAGATGAGTTCAAAGGTGATATTGCAAGAAGTTTGCTTTATTATGCTGTGCGATATGAGGGGAAATTAGGTAGTTTCAATTTTACTACCAACGCCAATGACCCTACGAAAGATCAGAATCCTCTGGACGGAACTGAGGAAAAAGCATACGAAAATTGGTATGTTGCGATGTTGCTTTCTTGGCATCAATTAGATCCAGTTTCTCAGAGAGAGATTGATAGAAATAACTCTGTTTTTAATCTTCAAAAAAACAGAAATCCTTTTGTAGACCATCCGGAATGGGTTAGTTTGATTTGGAATCAGACACCAGGTAATATCGCGCCATCAGCACCATCTCAACTTTCTTTGGAAAGAAATTCTGCTTATTTTGTTAACCTAAACTGGCAGGCAAGTCCGGAAAATGATGTTTTGGGTTATAACATTTATCAAGATGGAGTTTTAGTCGCTAAATCTAAGACTACAACAATTTCTATCGACCATCTGACGCCATCTACAACTTATAATTTTACCGTTAAAGCTTATGATAGTTCCTATTTGGAAAGTCCACAAAGCAATACGATGAACATTACAACTTTAGCATCCGATATCTTTGCTAAAGATTTACAGATTATAAAATATTTGGAAGGAACCGGTGACAACAAAGCTTACGAAATTGTCAACAGGACCGGTCACAAAGTCAACCTTCAGGGCTATAAATTGTCTATACAATTCAAAGGAACTGTATATTATTTCGAAAATCCTTTTGAACTGGAAGGCGAGGTAGAAAACAATCAAAGTTTTGTTGTCATTAATCCCAATGCAAACTTTAGTTGCTTCAATAATTCCAACGCGGCTTTTGTGACAGCTGCACCTTCTTTAACTTTTTCGGGAAGTAATTATGTGGATTTATCCTATAAGTCAACCACAATTGATGCAATTGGTGTCAAAGGTCAAGATAATTCTAATGCCAACAAATCGTTTTATAGAAAGTCAGAAATCACCAATCCAACAGCTACTTTTGATATGAATGAATGGACAAGTTACACGTCCGATTATTGTCAAGGTTTAGGTGTTTTGGGAATTAATGATATTGCGAATAGAACTTTCGATTTCAACATTTATCCAAATCCGGTTGTTAATCAGCTTAATGTCAATGGCGAAATCAGCAAGGCAAAATCGGCAAAAATCTATGACCTTTCTGGTAAACTTATAAAGGAAATCAGTAATCCTTTTGTTAATCGAAAATTGATTGATGTTCAGTCTTTACTTCCAAATACTTACATTTTGAATATCGATGGAAAATCGGTGAAGTTTATTAAGAAATAA
- the rpe gene encoding ribulose-phosphate 3-epimerase, which yields MKNKLIAPSLLSADFGNLQKDIEMLNNSQADWLHVDVMDGRFVPNISFGFPVMKTVQQHTKKFVDVHLMILEPEKYVEEFIDYGADLVSVHFEACTHLHRTIHLIQSKGAKAGVVLNPATPVLMLEDIIADVDLVLLMSVNPGFGGQKFIQNTYKKISETKDLILSNNSTALIQIDGGVNLDNASKLFEAGADVLVAGNAVFSSENPEKTIELLKI from the coding sequence ATGAAAAACAAGCTTATAGCACCTTCCCTTCTCTCTGCGGATTTTGGAAATCTACAGAAAGACATAGAGATGCTAAACAACTCTCAGGCCGATTGGCTTCATGTAGATGTGATGGACGGACGTTTTGTCCCAAATATCTCTTTCGGATTTCCAGTAATGAAAACCGTTCAGCAACACACCAAAAAATTCGTAGATGTCCATTTGATGATTTTGGAACCAGAAAAATATGTCGAAGAATTTATAGATTACGGAGCAGATTTGGTTTCCGTACATTTCGAAGCGTGTACACATCTTCACAGAACTATCCATTTGATTCAGAGCAAAGGCGCAAAAGCTGGCGTTGTTCTCAATCCTGCAACACCGGTTTTGATGTTGGAAGATATCATTGCTGATGTTGATTTGGTTTTATTGATGAGCGTTAATCCAGGGTTTGGTGGTCAAAAATTCATCCAGAACACATATAAAAAAATTAGCGAAACCAAAGATCTGATTTTGAGCAACAATTCTACTGCACTAATCCAAATTGATGGTGGTGTGAATCTGGACAATGCATCCAAACTCTTCGAAGCTGGCGCAGACGTTTTAGTAGCAGGAAATGCCGTTTTCTCTTCAGAAAATCCCGAGAAGACCATTGAACTTTTAAAAATTTAG
- a CDS encoding GNAT family N-acetyltransferase translates to MVIETDRLILKPYSLDFVEEFYIKFQNDKTYLEDYFSRTLSATKTLEETELYFQNKIENFKNEEGFYFGIFFKESDKLIGHISLREIDWTVPKGELAYFIFNNFSGNKYSYEALEAFRDFCINEKEFVRIFMKIAPDNIASKKVAEFCNFEFEGLLKNDYRKRQEVLTDMLLYAFTK, encoded by the coding sequence ATGGTGATAGAAACCGACAGACTAATTCTGAAACCATATTCTTTGGACTTTGTTGAAGAATTTTACATCAAATTTCAGAATGATAAAACCTATTTGGAAGATTACTTTTCCAGAACTCTAAGTGCGACTAAAACTTTGGAAGAAACAGAATTGTATTTTCAAAATAAAATTGAAAATTTTAAAAATGAAGAAGGTTTCTATTTCGGGATTTTCTTTAAAGAATCAGATAAATTGATCGGTCATATTTCTTTAAGAGAAATCGACTGGACAGTCCCGAAAGGCGAATTGGCTTATTTTATTTTCAATAATTTTTCGGGCAACAAATATTCTTACGAGGCTTTGGAAGCATTTCGTGATTTCTGTATAAATGAAAAAGAATTTGTTCGAATCTTTATGAAAATTGCACCAGATAATATCGCCAGCAAAAAAGTAGCAGAATTTTGTAATTTCGAATTCGAAGGTTTGCTGAAAAATGACTATCGAAAAAGACAGGAGGTTCTTACTGATATGTTGCTTTATGCTTTTACCAAATAA
- the purF gene encoding amidophosphoribosyltransferase: MEEECGVFGLHSTETQDTFSLSQFGLFALQHRGQEACGIAVGNNGKILSVKDEGLVLDVFKSIEEPEKFMGSTVIGHTRYTTAGDKKKYNFQPFFAKNEYDQIILSIAHNGNLTNAKQLRKELEDEGVVFRATSDTEVILRLIQKNLDLGLRGAIKATMEKIEGAYSVVGITRNKFFAFRDFNGIRPLVLGAIDENTFVVASESCALDGVGAQYVRDILPGEIVYTSDNEKGLQSYLVKDDCVNKICAFEYIYFARPDSTLEGINVHEVREKSGMKIWEQAPVDADIVIGVPDSGVPAAIGFSKASGIPFRPVLIKNRYIGRSFIIPSQEMREHFVNLKLNPIVSEMKDKRVVIIDDSIVRGTTSKRLVKILKNAGVKEIHFRSVSPPIIAPCFLGIDTPTKDDLISANMNKEELRKYLDVDSLEFLSVDNLINILGSPNHCFGCFTEKYPVKNPDELAFVDQGD, translated from the coding sequence ATGGAAGAAGAATGTGGCGTTTTCGGGTTGCACTCTACAGAAACACAGGATACATTTTCGCTTTCCCAATTCGGACTTTTTGCACTGCAACATCGTGGCCAGGAAGCTTGTGGAATTGCTGTAGGAAATAACGGAAAAATACTTTCTGTAAAAGATGAAGGTTTGGTTTTAGACGTTTTCAAGTCGATAGAAGAACCGGAAAAATTTATGGGAAGTACGGTTATCGGACATACGAGATATACGACTGCAGGAGATAAAAAGAAATATAATTTTCAGCCATTTTTTGCCAAGAACGAATATGACCAAATCATCCTTTCTATCGCACATAATGGAAATTTGACCAATGCAAAACAACTTAGAAAAGAATTAGAAGATGAAGGTGTGGTTTTCCGTGCAACTTCTGATACCGAGGTTATTTTAAGATTGATACAAAAAAATCTTGACCTTGGACTTCGTGGCGCAATCAAAGCGACGATGGAAAAAATCGAAGGTGCTTATTCTGTGGTTGGGATTACAAGAAATAAGTTTTTTGCGTTCAGAGATTTCAACGGAATCCGACCTTTGGTTTTAGGTGCAATTGACGAAAATACCTTTGTTGTAGCATCTGAAAGTTGTGCGCTGGATGGAGTAGGAGCACAATATGTGCGTGATATTTTACCTGGCGAAATAGTTTATACAAGCGATAACGAAAAAGGTTTGCAATCCTATTTGGTTAAGGATGATTGTGTCAACAAGATTTGTGCTTTCGAATATATTTATTTCGCAAGACCAGATTCTACATTAGAAGGAATTAATGTTCACGAAGTTCGTGAAAAATCAGGAATGAAGATCTGGGAGCAGGCTCCGGTGGATGCAGATATTGTGATTGGAGTTCCAGATTCTGGAGTTCCTGCTGCGATTGGCTTTTCCAAGGCTTCTGGTATTCCTTTCAGGCCGGTTTTGATTAAGAACCGTTACATTGGACGTTCGTTCATCATTCCGTCACAAGAGATGAGAGAGCATTTTGTAAATCTGAAACTCAATCCAATCGTTTCCGAGATGAAGGATAAAAGAGTGGTGATTATTGATGATTCTATCGTTCGTGGAACCACTTCTAAACGTCTCGTGAAAATTCTGAAAAATGCAGGTGTAAAAGAAATTCACTTCAGAAGTGTATCTCCTCCAATTATTGCGCCTTGCTTTTTGGGAATTGATACGCCGACAAAAGACGATTTGATTTCTGCCAATATGAACAAAGAAGAACTTAGGAAATATCTGGATGTTGACAGTTTAGAATTTCTAAGTGTTGACAATTTGATTAATATTTTAGGCTCACCTAATCATTGTTTCGGATGTTTCACAGAGAAATATCCAGTTAAAAATCCAGACGAATTAGCCTTTGTTGACCAAGGTGATTAA
- the queA gene encoding tRNA preQ1(34) S-adenosylmethionine ribosyltransferase-isomerase QueA — MKTSDFNFDLPAELLAEHPTENRDEARLMVLNRKTETIEHRLFKDVIEYFDEKDLFIFNNTKVFPARLFGNKEKTGAKIEVFLLRELDAETRVWDVLVDPARKIRIGNKLFFTEDESLVAEVIDNTTSRGRTLRFLFDGSYEEFRAKLTELGETPLPKYIKREVEPEDAERYQTIYAKVEGAVAAPTAGLHFSKHLMKRLEIKGIDFAEITLHVGLGTFNPIEVEDLSKHKMESEEAIIDEKNAEIINRAVQEGRRVCAVGTTTMRALETSVSSNKKISAYRGWTNKFIYPPHEFGVANAMITNFHTPKSTLIMMIAAFANKDFIMRAYEEAIKEKYKFYSYGDAMLIL, encoded by the coding sequence ATGAAAACATCTGATTTCAATTTCGATTTGCCAGCAGAATTATTGGCAGAACACCCTACAGAAAACCGTGACGAAGCAAGATTGATGGTTCTTAACAGAAAAACTGAGACTATCGAGCACCGTCTTTTCAAAGATGTTATTGAATATTTTGATGAGAAAGACCTTTTCATCTTCAACAATACAAAAGTTTTCCCTGCGAGATTATTCGGAAACAAGGAAAAAACAGGAGCTAAAATCGAAGTTTTCTTGTTGAGAGAACTGGATGCTGAAACTCGTGTTTGGGACGTTTTGGTTGACCCGGCAAGAAAAATCAGAATCGGTAACAAATTATTCTTCACAGAGGACGAATCTCTAGTTGCTGAAGTTATCGACAACACAACATCAAGAGGAAGAACATTGAGATTCTTATTTGATGGTTCTTATGAAGAATTCCGTGCAAAATTGACAGAACTTGGAGAAACACCACTTCCAAAATACATCAAAAGAGAAGTTGAGCCAGAAGATGCCGAAAGATACCAAACGATCTATGCTAAAGTAGAAGGTGCTGTTGCGGCTCCGACTGCAGGTCTTCACTTCTCAAAACATTTGATGAAGAGATTAGAAATCAAAGGGATTGATTTTGCGGAAATCACGCTTCACGTTGGTTTAGGAACTTTCAACCCAATCGAAGTTGAGGATTTGTCTAAGCACAAAATGGAATCTGAAGAAGCAATTATTGATGAGAAAAATGCAGAAATCATCAACAGAGCTGTACAGGAAGGACGCAGAGTTTGCGCTGTTGGAACGACAACGATGAGAGCTTTGGAAACGTCTGTTTCTTCTAACAAAAAGATTTCGGCTTACAGAGGTTGGACCAACAAGTTCATCTATCCTCCTCACGAATTTGGTGTTGCCAATGCAATGATTACTAACTTCCACACGCCTAAATCTACTCTAATTATGATGATCGCCGCTTTTGCTAACAAAGATTTCATAATGAGAGCTTACGAGGAGGCTATCAAAGAAAAATATAAATTCTATTCTTACGGAGACGCAATGTTGATTCTTTAA
- a CDS encoding SMUG2 DNA glycosylase family protein gives MKETFGEKVIDFNLNLKYSGLLPDGFRVLNPYLDNPETLDVMQQFYHKYYNDSEIRKFIIGINPSRHGAGVTGVPFTDTKRLKDICGIEMKSAYTHEISSVFMYDMIEAFGGAELFYKNFYINSPFPLAIIRKIKENKWINANYYDDKMLFEMVKDFMIDSLKKHISLGIDTSKVFILGKKNADFIQKLNSEAKLFDELKILEHPRYIQQYKSKEKQLYIDKYILALNNLKK, from the coding sequence ATGAAAGAAACTTTTGGTGAAAAAGTGATTGATTTTAATCTCAATCTAAAATATTCCGGTTTACTTCCGGATGGATTTCGGGTTTTAAATCCTTACTTGGATAATCCCGAAACTTTGGATGTAATGCAACAATTTTATCACAAATATTATAATGATTCTGAGATTAGGAAATTCATCATCGGAATTAATCCAAGTAGACACGGCGCCGGTGTAACAGGAGTTCCTTTTACAGACACGAAACGATTGAAAGATATTTGTGGAATCGAAATGAAATCTGCATACACGCACGAGATTTCTTCAGTTTTTATGTACGATATGATTGAAGCCTTCGGAGGTGCAGAACTTTTCTACAAAAACTTTTACATCAATTCTCCCTTTCCTTTGGCGATCATCAGAAAAATCAAAGAAAACAAATGGATTAATGCAAACTATTATGATGACAAAATGCTCTTCGAAATGGTAAAAGATTTCATGATCGATTCTTTAAAAAAGCATATCAGTTTAGGAATCGATACTTCAAAAGTTTTTATTTTGGGAAAGAAAAATGCAGATTTTATTCAGAAATTAAATAGTGAAGCCAAGCTGTTTGATGAGTTGAAAATATTAGAACATCCAAGATACATTCAGCAATACAAATCGAAAGAAAAGCAATTGTATATTGATAAATACATTCTGGCTCTTAATAATCTTAAAAAATAA
- a CDS encoding nucleoside-diphosphate kinase: MSGKITFTMIKPDAVADGHIGAILGKISEAGFKIKALKLTQLTVADAKKFYEVHAERPFYGELVDFMSSGPIVAAVLEKDNAVEDFRTTIGATNPAEAAEGTIRKIFARSIGENAVHGSDSDENALIEAQFHFSGREIF; this comes from the coding sequence ATGTCAGGAAAAATCACATTTACCATGATTAAGCCAGATGCAGTTGCAGATGGCCACATTGGTGCGATTCTTGGAAAAATCAGTGAGGCTGGTTTTAAAATCAAAGCTTTGAAATTGACGCAACTTACGGTTGCTGATGCAAAAAAATTCTATGAGGTACACGCAGAAAGACCTTTCTATGGAGAATTAGTTGACTTTATGTCTTCTGGACCTATCGTAGCTGCGGTTCTTGAGAAAGATAATGCGGTAGAAGATTTCAGAACTACAATTGGTGCTACAAACCCTGCTGAAGCGGCTGAAGGAACTATCAGAAAAATTTTCGCAAGAAGCATCGGAGAAAATGCTGTTCACGGTTCTGACTCTGACGAGAACGCTCTTATCGAAGCTCAATTCCATTTTTCAGGGAGAGAGATTTTCTAA
- a CDS encoding DUF349 domain-containing protein, which yields MSIENENPENENLNSDVNSAENQSVKEETVEQNSELETAADEHQEIEVTEENFSNLSLKEALAEMETIVNKEDAHHFSKQFNALREQANHKIAEELEDKKHDYVEQGNPEEHFDNHHPQSSKLSALVNIYREKQDKFHKSQEAEHQKNLEERLTIIERLKNLYTTSEPGTNLFKAIREVKEAWGNAGQVAKSEFKNLNNNYFHHLKMFNEMLDLNKEYLEQEFAHNLEKRQHIIERAKELLDEKVVQKALNELQYLHKLWKEEAEPVAEEFREKTWEEFKEISNKIHERKSELIAVLESEQQENLDKKNKVIEELKTLSAPQNINHSFWQQAIKRVEDLRAEFLKLGPVPKKLSNQNWTDFKQALRDFNTAKNDFYKNLKGSQIHNLEEKLGLIKTAQDNMNSEDWDIVVPLFKKLQEDWKKIGHVPRSQANKVWDDFRDACNTFFKNYRDKNNATGDNWKENYKNKKALLEELKALNDEEGAVEKIETIKNSWNAIGKVPKDKLSINTEFNKTLREKLKLNKINEFDLKEENLTENQLTDKARKIKNQITDLESEVVQLENNLAFFNSPTRENPLLKDTYDKLDSKKEQLESLKVTLHNIIAGE from the coding sequence ATGAGTATTGAAAACGAAAATCCTGAGAACGAAAATCTTAATTCTGATGTCAATTCTGCTGAAAATCAATCAGTAAAAGAAGAGACGGTAGAACAAAATTCAGAATTAGAAACTGCGGCCGATGAACATCAGGAAATCGAAGTTACTGAAGAAAATTTTTCAAATCTATCTTTGAAAGAAGCTTTAGCCGAAATGGAAACCATCGTCAACAAAGAAGATGCGCATCATTTCTCTAAACAATTCAATGCTTTGAGGGAGCAAGCGAATCACAAAATTGCCGAAGAACTCGAAGATAAAAAACACGATTATGTGGAGCAGGGCAATCCTGAAGAACATTTTGATAATCATCATCCGCAATCTTCCAAATTGTCTGCACTAGTGAATATTTACAGAGAAAAGCAGGACAAATTCCACAAATCTCAGGAAGCTGAACATCAAAAAAATCTCGAAGAAAGATTGACAATCATTGAAAGATTAAAAAATCTTTACACAACTTCTGAACCGGGAACTAACCTTTTCAAAGCAATAAGAGAAGTGAAGGAAGCTTGGGGAAATGCTGGTCAGGTTGCAAAATCCGAATTCAAAAATCTGAATAATAATTATTTTCATCATCTTAAAATGTTCAATGAGATGTTGGATTTGAACAAGGAATATCTTGAGCAGGAATTTGCTCATAATCTTGAAAAAAGACAACATATCATAGAAAGAGCAAAGGAATTACTTGATGAAAAAGTGGTGCAAAAAGCTCTGAATGAATTGCAATATCTGCACAAACTTTGGAAAGAAGAAGCTGAGCCGGTTGCAGAAGAATTCCGTGAAAAAACTTGGGAAGAATTCAAAGAGATTTCCAATAAAATCCACGAAAGAAAATCTGAATTGATTGCAGTTCTGGAATCTGAACAACAGGAAAATCTTGATAAAAAGAATAAAGTTATCGAAGAATTGAAAACCCTGTCTGCTCCTCAAAATATCAATCATTCTTTCTGGCAGCAAGCAATAAAAAGAGTAGAGGATTTACGTGCAGAGTTCTTGAAATTAGGACCAGTTCCTAAAAAATTGTCTAACCAGAATTGGACAGATTTTAAACAGGCTCTGAGAGATTTCAATACAGCTAAAAATGATTTTTATAAGAATTTGAAAGGTTCTCAGATTCATAATCTTGAAGAGAAATTAGGTTTGATAAAAACCGCACAGGATAATATGAATTCTGAAGATTGGGATATTGTAGTTCCACTTTTCAAAAAATTGCAGGAAGATTGGAAGAAAATTGGTCACGTTCCTAGAAGTCAGGCGAACAAAGTTTGGGATGATTTCCGTGATGCTTGTAATACTTTCTTTAAAAATTACAGAGATAAAAATAACGCTACAGGCGACAATTGGAAAGAAAACTATAAGAACAAAAAAGCGCTTTTAGAAGAGTTGAAAGCCTTGAATGATGAAGAAGGCGCTGTAGAAAAAATCGAAACGATAAAGAATTCCTGGAATGCAATTGGGAAAGTTCCGAAAGATAAATTGTCGATTAATACAGAATTCAACAAAACTTTAAGAGAGAAACTGAAACTCAACAAAATCAATGAGTTTGATTTGAAAGAAGAGAATCTTACAGAAAATCAATTGACTGATAAAGCAAGAAAAATCAAAAATCAAATCACTGATTTGGAATCAGAAGTGGTGCAATTGGAAAATAATTTGGCTTTCTTCAATTCTCCAACACGTGAAAATCCTTTATTGAAAGATACTTATGACAAATTGGATTCCAAAAAAGAACAATTGGAAAGTTTGAAAGTGACTCTTCACAATATTATTGCTGGAGAATAA
- the purC gene encoding phosphoribosylaminoimidazolesuccinocarboxamide synthase, which translates to MSQKKEMLYEGKAKQVFATDKPDEVVVRYKDDATAFNAQKRGQFDRKGELNNAISTLIFGYLIENGIPTHFISKLDDREQLVKKVDIIPLEMVVRNYVAGSMAQRLGVEEGLKSPVTIFDLCYKKDELGDPLINDHHAVFLGAATYEELNEMYALTDKINQLLIALFDRANVILVDFKIELGKTSDGKIVLADEISPDTCRLWDKDTMKKLDKDRFRRDLGEITEAYVEIYNRLQTALEK; encoded by the coding sequence ATGAGTCAAAAGAAAGAAATGCTTTACGAAGGTAAAGCTAAACAGGTTTTTGCTACCGATAAACCTGACGAAGTCGTTGTACGTTACAAAGATGATGCTACGGCTTTCAATGCACAAAAACGCGGCCAGTTCGATAGAAAGGGCGAACTGAACAATGCGATCTCTACACTAATATTTGGTTATCTTATCGAAAACGGAATCCCAACACACTTCATTTCAAAACTGGATGACAGAGAGCAGTTGGTAAAAAAAGTAGACATTATTCCTTTGGAAATGGTTGTTCGCAACTATGTTGCGGGAAGTATGGCTCAGAGATTAGGCGTGGAAGAAGGTTTGAAATCACCTGTCACTATTTTTGATCTTTGCTATAAAAAAGATGAATTAGGAGACCCGTTGATTAACGACCATCACGCTGTTTTTCTTGGTGCAGCAACCTATGAAGAACTGAATGAAATGTATGCTTTGACAGATAAGATCAATCAATTATTGATTGCTTTATTTGACAGAGCTAATGTTATTCTTGTAGATTTCAAAATCGAATTAGGAAAAACTTCTGATGGCAAAATTGTTTTGGCAGACGAGATTTCTCCGGACACTTGTAGACTTTGGGACAAGGATACAATGAAAAAGCTTGACAAAGACAGATTCCGAAGAGATTTGGGCGAAATCACAGAAGCTTATGTCGAGATTTACAACAGATTACAAACCGCTTTAGAAAAATAA
- the chrP gene encoding chryseobasin maturation metalloprotease ChrP — translation MKFENTSIKFLEEYLNTASPTGYEHKGQKIWMDYIKPYVDKIEVDHYGTAYGIINPEADFKVVIEAHADEISWYVNYITDDGLIYVIRNGGSDQTIAPSKVVHIHGEKGIVKGVFGWPAIHTRSANQNEPTPKIDNIFIDCGATSKKEVEELGIFVGCMITYPDEFFELNDRYFVCRALDNRIGGFMIAEVARLLKENKKELPFGLYVTNSVQEEVGLYGADMIADTIKPNIAIVTDVTHDTTTPMIEKKKEGDQKCGDGPVVFFAPSVHHTIRELIIDTAKEKEIPFQRAAASRATGTDTDAFAHSNGGVPSALISLPLRYMHTTVEMVSKEDVSNVIKLIYESLLKIEPTMKLKYH, via the coding sequence ATGAAATTCGAAAATACATCAATTAAATTCTTAGAAGAATATCTAAACACCGCCTCTCCTACCGGATACGAACACAAAGGTCAAAAAATCTGGATGGATTACATCAAACCTTATGTAGATAAAATCGAAGTGGACCATTATGGAACAGCTTACGGAATCATCAACCCAGAAGCCGATTTCAAAGTGGTTATAGAAGCGCACGCCGACGAAATTAGCTGGTACGTAAACTACATAACGGATGATGGCTTAATCTACGTCATCAGAAACGGAGGCTCCGATCAAACAATTGCTCCTTCAAAAGTAGTCCATATTCACGGAGAAAAAGGTATCGTAAAAGGTGTTTTTGGCTGGCCGGCAATCCATACAAGAAGCGCCAATCAAAACGAACCGACTCCAAAAATTGATAATATCTTCATAGATTGTGGCGCAACTTCAAAAAAAGAAGTAGAAGAATTGGGAATTTTCGTAGGTTGTATGATAACTTATCCCGATGAGTTTTTTGAATTGAATGACAGATATTTTGTTTGCCGAGCTTTGGATAACAGAATTGGTGGATTTATGATTGCAGAAGTTGCAAGACTTTTGAAAGAAAACAAGAAAGAACTACCTTTTGGACTATATGTTACCAACTCGGTTCAGGAAGAAGTTGGACTTTATGGCGCAGATATGATTGCTGACACCATCAAACCAAATATTGCCATTGTGACAGATGTGACACACGACACAACTACACCAATGATCGAAAAGAAAAAAGAAGGCGACCAAAAATGTGGCGATGGACCAGTAGTTTTCTTTGCGCCAAGTGTTCATCACACGATTCGTGAATTGATTATTGATACAGCAAAAGAAAAAGAAATCCCTTTCCAAAGAGCTGCAGCAAGTAGAGCAACAGGAACTGACACAGATGCATTTGCGCATTCCAATGGTGGTGTTCCAAGCGCATTGATTTCTTTACCTTTGCGATATATGCACACAACTGTGGAAATGGTTTCAAAGGAAGATGTTTCGAATGTTATCAAATTGATTTACGAAAGCCTTCTGAAAATAGAACCAACTATGAAATTGAAATATCATTAA